From Campylobacter concisus, a single genomic window includes:
- a CDS encoding restriction endonuclease yields the protein MLPSYKDMMLPILEFVAQKKEANRAEISKFIIEHFKLKDEDLLQKIKRGTPTYINRTDWALSYLATTAQVKSRPEKVLLQKVGRSLFAITNFGKELVSSKDKKSKFLTWYDEIYKQEIRQEKKEATENTPDDNIDEALCKIKEELKSEILSSILEKEPRFFEYLVTKLLEKMNYGAGNLTNKGPDGGIDGIIDEDELGLSKIYIQAKRYKDGSNIRRPEIQQFIGAISNKNTKKGVFITTAKFTKEAENFAKDNQNFSVVLIDGDKLAELMIKYKVGVQISQIYEICKIDTDFFEENNF from the coding sequence ATGTTACCAAGCTATAAAGATATGATGCTACCTATTTTAGAATTTGTCGCACAAAAGAAAGAGGCAAATAGAGCTGAAATTTCTAAATTTATAATTGAGCATTTTAAGCTAAAAGACGAAGATCTTTTGCAAAAAATAAAAAGAGGAACTCCAACTTATATAAATCGTACCGACTGGGCTTTATCCTATCTGGCTACAACAGCTCAAGTAAAATCAAGGCCAGAAAAAGTGCTGCTTCAAAAAGTTGGTAGAAGCCTATTTGCCATAACAAATTTTGGCAAAGAGTTAGTAAGTAGTAAGGATAAAAAGAGCAAATTTCTCACTTGGTACGATGAAATTTACAAACAAGAGATAAGGCAAGAGAAAAAAGAAGCCACGGAAAACACCCCAGATGATAATATAGATGAAGCGCTTTGCAAGATAAAAGAAGAGCTAAAAAGTGAAATTTTATCTAGCATTTTAGAAAAAGAGCCGAGATTTTTTGAATACCTTGTAACAAAGCTACTTGAAAAGATGAATTATGGAGCTGGAAATCTCACAAACAAAGGCCCAGACGGCGGGATAGATGGCATCATAGACGAAGATGAACTTGGGCTTTCTAAAATTTACATCCAAGCAAAAAGATACAAAGACGGCAGTAATATCCGTAGGCCAGAGATTCAGCAGTTTATCGGCGCCATCTCAAATAAAAATACCAAAAAAGGCGTCTTTATCACTACGGCAAAATTTACTAAAGAAGCTGAAAATTTCGCCAAAGATAATCAAAATTTTAGTGTGGTTTTGATAGATGGCGACAAGCTTGCAGAACTAATGATAAAATACAAAGTCGGAGTTCAAATAAGCCAAATATATGAAATTTGCAAAATCGACACCGACTTTTTTGAGGAAAATAATTTTTAA
- a CDS encoding uracil permease: MQRYEGYKFDPKQSLIGVQFLFVAFGALVLVPILTGLDANVALFTAGLGTLLFQLITRKNVPPIFLASSFAFIAPLQYGIEKWGIAVTMGGVIFAGFFYVVLSLVVRFGGEKILHKILPPVVVGPVIMTIGLILAPNAVKMATSATEIYTQNEAMIVAGISLVATILVMMLGRGMFRLIPILLGIIVGNIVAYCFGMVDFTPIFNAPWFRMPNFTTPKFEFEAIIYMIPIAIAPAIEHIGDMLAISNVTKEDFLKNPGLKNTLLGDGLATSLAAFFGGPPNTTYSEVTGAVSLTKAYNPAIMTFAAITAIVLAFVGKLGAVLSTIPAPVIGGIMLLLFGIIASVGMETLIKNKVDLADPRNMIIVALIFIFAIGGMVLDLGAVKFSGIGLGAVTGIVLNLLLPKTKHYEGY, from the coding sequence ATGCAAAGGTATGAGGGTTATAAATTTGATCCCAAACAAAGCTTAATCGGTGTTCAATTTTTATTTGTCGCCTTTGGTGCACTGGTATTAGTGCCGATACTTACGGGACTAGATGCAAATGTAGCTCTCTTTACAGCCGGTCTTGGCACGCTACTTTTTCAGCTAATCACTAGAAAAAATGTTCCGCCTATTTTTTTAGCAAGCTCCTTTGCTTTTATCGCGCCACTTCAGTACGGTATCGAAAAATGGGGCATAGCCGTGACGATGGGGGGCGTTATATTTGCTGGATTTTTCTACGTTGTTTTAAGCCTCGTGGTCCGCTTTGGCGGAGAGAAAATTTTGCATAAAATTTTGCCTCCAGTTGTCGTTGGACCTGTCATCATGACAATAGGCCTTATCCTTGCTCCAAATGCCGTCAAAATGGCAACATCAGCTACTGAAATTTATACACAAAATGAGGCGATGATCGTCGCTGGCATTTCGCTAGTGGCTACTATTTTGGTAATGATGCTTGGACGCGGCATGTTTAGGCTTATACCTATTTTGCTTGGCATTATCGTCGGAAACATCGTAGCTTACTGCTTTGGCATGGTTGATTTTACACCTATCTTTAATGCACCTTGGTTTAGAATGCCAAATTTCACTACACCAAAATTTGAGTTTGAAGCGATCATTTATATGATACCTATCGCCATCGCTCCAGCGATCGAGCACATAGGCGATATGCTTGCTATATCAAATGTTACAAAAGAGGATTTTCTAAAAAATCCAGGCCTTAAAAATACGCTCCTTGGAGATGGTCTTGCCACTTCGCTTGCTGCTTTTTTTGGTGGTCCGCCAAACACCACCTACTCAGAGGTCACAGGCGCAGTTAGCCTTACAAAAGCTTATAATCCAGCGATCATGACCTTTGCAGCGATCACTGCCATCGTACTAGCCTTCGTTGGTAAGCTAGGAGCGGTGCTTTCAACTATCCCAGCCCCAGTCATCGGCGGTATCATGCTGCTACTTTTTGGCATCATCGCAAGCGTTGGCATGGAGACACTTATAAAAAACAAAGTCGATCTTGCAGATCCTAGAAATATGATAATCGTAGCCCTCATCTTTATCTTTGCTATCGGCGGCATGGTACTTGATCTTGGAGCGGTTAAATTTTCAGGTATCGGACTTGGCGCGGTTACTGGCATAGTTTTAAATTTGCTTTTACCAAAGACAAAGCATTACGAAGGATATTAA
- a CDS encoding 1-deoxy-D-xylulose-5-phosphate reductoisomerase — protein sequence MVILGSTGSIGKNALNLCEKFGVEVEALSCAKNVDLLNEQILKFKPKFVCVGDEKLAKNVKNIEAKNIFFGETGLLQILEISSSKKVINALVGFAGLAPSLKTQALGKRLALANKESLVVGGKFLKTREILPIDSEHFGLKFLLENKTAPKRLIITASGGAFYKKPIKFLKDATPSDALKHPNWDMGAKITIDSATMANKLFEVMEAYWLYGVKEIEAVIEPTSAIHAVVEFIDGSSTMHLSRPDMKLAIAHAMFENINENIVSHANLLDLKNIKFHKISLKKYPIFSLKDEALANPDLGVVINAANEVGVFSFLEKKCSFLDISRLVLSSVKNFRDIKISNIDEIFEADKEVRNYAKRMLNAKV from the coding sequence GTGGTAATACTTGGCTCAACTGGTTCAATCGGCAAAAACGCCCTTAATCTTTGCGAAAAATTTGGCGTAGAGGTTGAGGCGTTAAGCTGCGCTAAAAATGTAGATTTACTAAATGAGCAAATCTTAAAATTTAAGCCAAAATTTGTCTGCGTAGGCGATGAAAAGCTAGCTAAAAATGTAAAAAACATAGAAGCTAAAAATATCTTTTTTGGTGAGACTGGACTGCTACAAATACTAGAAATTTCAAGCTCAAAAAAGGTAATAAACGCCCTTGTTGGCTTTGCTGGCCTTGCTCCTAGTCTAAAGACACAAGCTCTTGGCAAAAGGCTTGCGCTTGCAAACAAAGAGAGCCTTGTTGTTGGCGGCAAATTTCTAAAAACTAGAGAAATTTTACCAATAGACAGCGAGCACTTTGGGCTTAAATTTCTACTTGAAAATAAAACTGCACCAAAAAGACTCATCATCACAGCAAGTGGCGGCGCATTTTATAAAAAACCGATCAAATTTCTAAAAGACGCCACGCCAAGTGACGCACTAAAACACCCAAACTGGGACATGGGCGCAAAGATCACTATTGATAGTGCGACGATGGCAAATAAGCTTTTTGAAGTAATGGAGGCTTATTGGCTTTATGGCGTAAAGGAGATCGAGGCTGTGATAGAACCAACTTCTGCGATACACGCCGTAGTTGAATTTATAGACGGCTCAAGCACGATGCACCTCTCGCGACCTGATATGAAGCTAGCTATCGCTCATGCTATGTTTGAAAATATCAATGAAAATATCGTTTCACACGCAAATTTACTTGATCTAAAAAATATAAAATTTCATAAAATCAGCCTTAAAAAATACCCCATTTTTTCGCTAAAAGATGAAGCACTAGCAAACCCTGATCTAGGTGTAGTGATAAATGCTGCAAATGAGGTTGGAGTATTTAGCTTTTTAGAGAAAAAATGCTCATTTTTGGATATCTCAAGGCTCGTTTTAAGCTCTGTTAAAAATTTTAGAGATATTAAAATTTCAAATATTGATGAAATTTTTGAAGCTGATAAAGAAGTTAGAAATTACGCAAAAAGGATGTTAAATGCAAAGGTATGA
- a CDS encoding phosphatidate cytidylyltransferase has protein sequence MQSRIITGILMFVAILVVFFIDNYILNFILLGAVLYFAFNESLKLYNIDHKQLVFAALAFYVLTYFTNPIFIAILAIMLVASILAHIKSENLKLVAPFVYPTTPIFMMWMLYSEYGVGYLVWLILSVVASDSGAFFVGKMFGKHPFSPSSPNKTIEGAAGGVAIGTVIGCIVGNFVTEGFFQILFSSFLVCVFAVWGDLFESYLKRLCGVKDSGSLFPGHGGMLDRIDGYLFGVVALLWSLSW, from the coding sequence ATGCAATCTCGCATAATCACTGGCATTTTGATGTTTGTTGCTATTTTGGTAGTTTTTTTTATTGATAATTATATTTTAAATTTTATCTTGCTTGGCGCTGTGCTTTATTTTGCTTTTAATGAGTCGCTCAAGCTTTATAATATCGATCACAAACAGCTAGTTTTTGCTGCACTTGCTTTTTACGTGCTTACATATTTTACAAATCCAATATTCATAGCGATCCTTGCTATCATGCTAGTTGCTTCGATCCTAGCTCACATAAAAAGTGAAAATTTAAAGCTAGTCGCACCTTTTGTATATCCGACCACGCCGATCTTTATGATGTGGATGCTTTACTCAGAGTATGGCGTAGGCTATCTTGTATGGCTTATTTTAAGCGTAGTTGCAAGCGATAGCGGTGCATTTTTTGTTGGTAAAATGTTTGGCAAACATCCATTTAGCCCAAGCTCACCAAACAAAACAATCGAAGGTGCAGCAGGCGGTGTGGCGATAGGCACTGTGATTGGCTGCATTGTTGGAAATTTTGTAACTGAAGGATTTTTTCAAATTTTATTCTCAAGCTTTTTAGTCTGCGTCTTTGCAGTTTGGGGAGATTTGTTTGAAAGTTACCTAAAAAGACTTTGCGGCGTCAAAGATAGTGGTTCGCTCTTCCCAGGACACGGCGGCATGCTTGATAGGATAGATGGTTATTTATTTGGCGTAGTCGCCCTACTTTGGTCGCTCTCGTGGTAA
- the frdB gene encoding fumarate reductase (part of three member fumarate reductase enzyme complex FrdABC which catalyzes the reduction of fumarate to succinate during anaerobic respiration; FrdAB are the catalytic subcomplex consisting of a flavoprotein subunit and an iron-sulfur subunit, respectively; FrdC is the cytochrome b-556 subunit; the catalytic subunits are similar to succinate dehydrogenase SdhAB) produces the protein MSRKITIKAFKYNPLSKISKPHFATYELEETDGMTLFIALNMIREKFDPDLSFDFVCRAGICGSCGMLVNGKPRLACRTLTKDFESGVIDLMPLPVFKLLKDLSVDTGNWMNAMSRRVESWIHTDHETDISKLEEKVEPEVAQEVFELDRCIECGICVAACGTAIMRPDFIGAVGLNRVARFKIDALDKRTDEDFYELIGDDDGVFGCMTLLGCEDNCPKHLPLQSRIAYMRRKMAAIK, from the coding sequence ATGAGTAGAAAAATAACCATAAAAGCATTTAAATATAATCCGTTAAGCAAAATTTCAAAGCCACATTTCGCGACCTACGAGTTGGAAGAGACTGATGGTATGACATTATTTATCGCGTTAAATATGATTCGCGAGAAATTTGACCCAGATCTTAGCTTTGACTTTGTTTGTCGTGCTGGAATTTGTGGAAGTTGTGGCATGCTTGTAAATGGTAAGCCAAGATTAGCTTGTAGAACTCTTACTAAGGATTTTGAAAGCGGAGTAATCGATCTTATGCCTTTGCCAGTATTTAAGTTACTAAAAGACTTAAGCGTAGACACCGGCAACTGGATGAATGCGATGAGTAGGCGTGTGGAGAGCTGGATACATACAGACCACGAGACAGATATCTCTAAACTTGAGGAAAAGGTTGAGCCTGAAGTGGCTCAAGAGGTATTTGAGCTTGATCGCTGCATCGAGTGCGGTATCTGCGTGGCTGCATGCGGTACGGCTATCATGAGGCCTGATTTCATCGGTGCGGTTGGACTTAACCGCGTAGCTAGATTTAAAATCGATGCGCTCGATAAACGAACCGACGAGGACTTTTACGAGCTTATCGGCGACGATGACGGCGTATTTGGCTGTATGACTTTGCTAGGCTGTGAAGACAACTGCCCTAAACACCTACCACTTCAAAGCCGCATAGCTTATATGCGTAGAAAAATGGCTGCTATAAAGTAG